The Microlunatus antarcticus DNA segment CCGCCGCCGAGGGCAGGCACATCGCCGCGGTGTCCGCGGCGGAGAAGAGGAGGTGCAGCAGGACCTGCTCGGCCGCGAGCAGGGGCAGCAGGACGGCGAACCGGCACCGGTCGACGCTGACCAGCGTCGACACCAGCAGGAGCGCGGCCGCGCCGAGGAGGACGCCGACCGGCAGGACGTCCCCGCCGCCGACCAGGTGCGCACCGGTCGCGAGCAGCAGCGGCACCGCGGACAGCAGGCCCACCCGGCTCAGCCGGGCCGACCCCCGAGCGGGGGTGCGGACGGGCGTCGACCGCGACCCGCTCGACGCCCCCATGCGGAGAGCGTAGACAACGTGCCGGGTCAGGGGTGACGGAACGTGGTCGTGCAGCCCCCGTCGACCGGGACGATCGCGCCGGTCATGAAGGACGACTCGTCGCTGGCCAGGAACACGGCCACGCTGGCGACCTCCTCCGCACCGGCCTGGCGTCCGAGCGGCTGGAGCCCCGCGGCCGCGTTCCGCCGGGCGTTGGCCGCGGCCGCGCCCTCAGGGCCCAGGCCCGCGCGGTAGCCGCCCATGTCGGTGTCGATGTAGCCCGGCAGGATCGCGTTCACCCGGACCCCGAGCGGACCGTAGTCGACGGCGAGCTGGCGGGTCAGGTTCACCACGCCGCCCTTGGTCGCGCAGTAGGCGGCAGCCTGCGGCGCGCCGACCACCCCGTACGTCGAGGCGATGTTGACGACGCGCCCGCGCCCGGACGCCAGCAGGTGCGGCATCGCGGCGCGCACGCACAGGAACGGTCCCGTCAGGTTGACCGCGACCGTCCGCAGCCAGTCCTCGACCTCGACCTCGTGCGCGAGACCCGAGCCGCCGGAGATGCCGGCGTCGTTGACCAGCACGTCCAGCCCGCCGTACGCGTCGACCGCCGCCGCCACGGCCGCCTCGACCTGCGCGGGGTCGGCGACGTCGCAGGCCACGGCCAGCGCCTGACCGCCCGTGGCCTCGATCGTGGCGACCGTCGCGCCGCCGTTCTTCACGTCGGCGACGACCACCCGCGCGCCCTCGGCCGCCATCGCGACCGCGATCGCCGCACCGATCCCGCCGGCCGCCCCGGTGACGAGCGCGACGCGGCCCTCGAGCCGCGTCATTCGACGATCGCCCGGGTCAGCTGCACCACGGTGATGAACGTGCGGAACAGCCGGATCGGGTCCTCGTCGGAGAACGTGACGGTCCGGGTGTCGACCCGGGTCACGCCCTGGACCCACGTGGCCATCTCCGCGAAGTCGCCGTTGAGGAACAGGACCTCGAGCGTCGCGGGCAGCGTGATCGCGGGGACCTGCGCGTCGCCCAGGCCCGCAATCGCCCGGCCGGCGGCGTCGTGGATGAGCTCCTTGGCCTCCTCCGGGTGCAGGGACTCGGCGGCGAACCGGGTGACCGAGTGCTTGACCACCGCGGGGACGACGCCGGGCGTGATCCGCGCGGCCTCCTCGGCGGTCGTGTCGTCGCCGGTGATCAGGACGACGGGCACGCCGTGGCCGAGGGCGACGAGTGAGTTGATCCCGGACTCGCCGACCTCGATGCCGTTCAGCAGGACCCGGGCGATGGCGCGCGGGTTGTAGGTGTGCGACAGCGTCGACGCCTCGCTGGCCATCGAGCCGTGGTAGCTGACGAAGAACACGGCGTCGAACGAGGCGTCGAGGCCCTGCATCATGTACATCGGCTTGTGGCGCCCGGAGAGGTAGCGCGCCCGCCCGTGGAGCGCGTCGGGGCGCAGGTTCTGCATCGACGAGTGCGAGTCGTTCACCAGGAACTCGGTGGCCCCGGCGGACATGGCGCCGTCGATCGCGGCGTTCACCTCGTCCTGCAGCAGGCCCCGGTAGTACTGGTACTCGGGCTGGGGTGCCAGGCACTGGCTCCAGTCGACCACCCCGGCGGTGCCCTCCATGTCGGAGGACAAGAAGACCTTCACAGCACGCTCCTGTCGTGGATCTCGGGTTCGGACGACTCGGTCGTCATGACGGCGTACGTGGCGCCGGCGGTCCCGGCCGCCCCGCCGTGCCGGCCGTCGGGGGTCAGCGCGAGCACGCGTAGCTCGGCGCGGAAGGCGTCCGGCAGGGTCGCCGCGTCCTCCAGCGCCTCGCGGCAGGCGGCCACGACGTCCTCGCCACGGCGCAGCCCCTCGACCACGGACCGGGCGGTGCCGGCACGCATGCTCAGCTCGCCGCGGCCGGTGCACGCGGCACCGCCGCCGCGCAGGTCGCACCAGTTGCCCGCGCCCGGCAGCGCCGAGTCGCCGACCCGGCCCGGGTACTTCCACGGGTAGCCGCTGGTGGAGACGCCGACGACCATCTCGCCGCTCGCGTCGAGCGCGATGACGTTGATCGTGCCCCAGGGGCCGTCGTGCGGGGCGAAGCGGCGGACCAGGTCCAGCGCGGCCGCCTTGTACGCACGGTCGCCCTCGGATCCCTCCGCCCGCTCGCCCTCGACGTTGCCCTCGGCCTCGGCGAGCGCCTCGTGGAACAGCCGTCGCGACTCGTCGGTCAGCAGGTCGGCGGTGGTGAAGCCGGACTCCGCCGCGAACGTGGCCGCACCCTCGCCGACCAGGACGCAGTGCTGGGGTAGCCGCTCGAGGACGGCACGCGCGACGGAGACCGGGTTCGGGTAGCCCTGGAGGGCGGCGACGGCACCGAAGGCGCGGCT contains these protein-coding regions:
- a CDS encoding isoaspartyl peptidase/L-asparaginase → MSAVLPTVIGSERSEIGLPAAAAVLRAGGSALDAVEVALRACEDNLADHYVGTSGLPNARGVVELDASLMVGSSRAFGAVAALQGYPNPVSVARAVLERLPQHCVLVGEGAATFAAESGFTTADLLTDESRRLFHEALAEAEGNVEGERAEGSEGDRAYKAAALDLVRRFAPHDGPWGTINVIALDASGEMVVGVSTSGYPWKYPGRVGDSALPGAGNWCDLRGGGAACTGRGELSMRAGTARSVVEGLRRGEDVVAACREALEDAATLPDAFRAELRVLALTPDGRHGGAAGTAGATYAVMTTESSEPEIHDRSVL
- a CDS encoding SDR family NAD(P)-dependent oxidoreductase; translation: MTRLEGRVALVTGAAGGIGAAIAVAMAAEGARVVVADVKNGGATVATIEATGGQALAVACDVADPAQVEAAVAAAVDAYGGLDVLVNDAGISGGSGLAHEVEVEDWLRTVAVNLTGPFLCVRAAMPHLLASGRGRVVNIASTYGVVGAPQAAAYCATKGGVVNLTRQLAVDYGPLGVRVNAILPGYIDTDMGGYRAGLGPEGAAAANARRNAAAGLQPLGRQAGAEEVASVAVFLASDESSFMTGAIVPVDGGCTTTFRHP
- a CDS encoding M55 family metallopeptidase, with the protein product MKVFLSSDMEGTAGVVDWSQCLAPQPEYQYYRGLLQDEVNAAIDGAMSAGATEFLVNDSHSSMQNLRPDALHGRARYLSGRHKPMYMMQGLDASFDAVFFVSYHGSMASEASTLSHTYNPRAIARVLLNGIEVGESGINSLVALGHGVPVVLITGDDTTAEEAARITPGVVPAVVKHSVTRFAAESLHPEEAKELIHDAAGRAIAGLGDAQVPAITLPATLEVLFLNGDFAEMATWVQGVTRVDTRTVTFSDEDPIRLFRTFITVVQLTRAIVE